The following proteins come from a genomic window of Aspergillus oryzae RIB40 DNA, chromosome 4:
- a CDS encoding questin oxidase family protein (predicted protein): protein MNLPRRLQAIRPRGFRSQRLSCYTPAVQHLRRISFSSLFSTIAAKSNYRAAGVRLASSETTYRVNALRNPMATARKIELSTSDSGVYSAGVREDAARAASEVLQENLEKHHIYFNDSGFHMVKDLHANVADHIVHHILTMFALGASPDEIKAAFERNKSYQRPALPANDSVVQSLYDQARFKECLGKRNNYPNFLEYFQREIETKGVENVVNQYIFAGDDLAEDMLVRLFGGLIHPLIHLGFGIEFNQPAIVAEALAQAATHEDWTGPMFLLPAEKAAGGIGKPGKKTLLQILEEIRNNEKLANSAHWDDENRMRDGVLVRAPDEMIKHAAEFTISEDQIEEKLVEIVDTVAYFTATAQRPSKQVKFDFFYIHGMNATIFLTKFISLPWLEVRSKLRLLEWKGRLNLLLYVSRNTPELYLSDVTEYQASRTWEDIFAYANAHPRDDGHIGKLVRAVANGERVCRPYEAKANDLGLTITGDMWLKIGNMVMDSTSDEHSVWVRSTGFDGAWEEFEDRSRL from the exons ATGAATTTGCCGAGGAGGCTTCAAGCCATTCGTCCTCGGGGTTTCCGTTCTCAACGCTTAAGTTGCTATACTCCGGCTGTCCAACATTTGCGGCGCATCTCATTCTCGTCGCTATTCAGCACAATCGCTGCTAAATCTAACTATCGAGCAGCAGGGGTTCGCCTTGCCTCTTCCGAAACCACATACCGTGTCAACGCTCTACGAAATCCAATGGCCACGGCACGGAAGATTGAGCTGTCCACATCTGACTCCGGTGTCTACTCCGCTGGGGTTAGAGAGGACGCTGCTCGAGCTGCTAGCGAAGTCTTGCAGGAGAATCTAGAGAAGCACCATATTTACTTTAACGATTCCGGATTCCACA TGGTGAAAGATCTCCATGCTAATGTAGCAGACCACATCGTCCACCATATTTTAACCATGTTTGCCCTCGGGGCTTCCCCGGATGAGATTAAGGCTGCGTTTGAAAGAAATAAGAGTTACCAGAGGCCTGCTTTACCGGCCAATGACAGTGTGGTTCAGTCCTTGTATGACCAGGCTCGATTCAAAGAATGCCTTGGCAAACGAAACAATTACCCCAATTTCTTGGAATATTTCCAACGTGAGATTGAAACGAAAGGTGTCGAGAACGTGGTTAACCAATACATTTTCGCCGGGGATGATCTCGCGGAAGATATGCTCGTAAGATTGTTTGGAG GTCTCATTCATCCACTCATCCACTTGGGGTTCGGGATTGAGTTCAATCAGCCTGCCATCGTAGCAGAGGCCCTTGCCCAAGCTGCTACTCATGAGGACTGGACTGGCCCAATGTTTCTCTTACCCGCCGAAAAAGCAGCGGGGGGCATTGGCAAacctggaaagaagacattgcTGCAAATCCTGGAGGAAATCCGCAACAATGAGAAATTAGCGAATTCCGCGCATTGGGACGATGAGAATAGGATGAGGGACGGCGTCCTTGTACGAGCACCCGATGAAATGATCAAGCATGCTGCAGAATTCACCATCTCCGAGGATCaaatagaagaaaagcttgTCGAAATAGTCGACACGGTTG CCTACTTCACAGCTACTGCTCAACGACCATCCAAGCAGGTTAAGTTTGACTTCTTCTATATACATGGCATGAATGCGACGATATTTCTCACCAAGTTCATCTCACTTCCGTGGCTAGAGGTGCGCTCCAAGCTACGTCTCCTCGAATGGAAAGGACGATTGAACCTATTGCTATATGTATCTCGCAATACACCCGAGCTGTATCTCAGTGATGTGACTGAGTATCAGGCTTCGAGGACATGGGAGGATATTTTCGCATATGCCAACGCACATCCAAGAGATGATGGACATATTGGTAAATTGGTAAGAGCTGTAGCGAACGGAGAGAGAGTCTGCCGTCCATACGAGGCCAAAGCCAACGATTTGGGATTGACGATCACCGGCGATATGTGGCTGAAGATCGGGAATATGG TGATGGATTCAACTTCCGATGAACATTCCGTGTGGGTCCGTTCAACCGGGTTCGATGGAGCGTGGGAGGAATTTGAAGACCGCTCCCGTCTGTGA